In Thermobaculum terrenum ATCC BAA-798, one genomic interval encodes:
- a CDS encoding NAD(P)/FAD-dependent oxidoreductase: MPNGEPQVVVLGGGFAGMSAAHELARQLPRARITLVNRTNFAVFTPLLTEVAVGEIDLRHAAVNLRSLSRRVSFQQGEVEDVSPSDRVVRVRVGSSDAGLPEKQLELPYDHLVVALGSVTNFHHVASAEQHSFGMKTLEDAANLYNHILGAFELANALSDDGEHQRLLTFVTVGGGLSGVETTAAVNAFVRRLVLRYPNLHPADVRVVLVHHGSRLLEELGERLAAYTHQELERSGVEVLLRTELSEVAGDHVTLKGGRQIRTKTVVWTAGVAPNPIVDRIEAPKGAHGGLKVDPYLSVPGHPGLWAVGDCAEVPRVGGGSYAPTAQNATREGRTVAANIALVSQGRAPRPFRYSPIGELALVGRRSAIADLKGIKLSGLPAWLLWRGVYLAKIPSGSQRLRVAADWLLEVLAGRDINEAPSIRSTSP, from the coding sequence ATGCCCAACGGAGAACCCCAAGTGGTGGTGCTCGGCGGGGGCTTCGCCGGCATGTCGGCTGCGCACGAGCTGGCCAGGCAGCTCCCCCGGGCCAGGATAACGCTCGTCAACCGGACCAACTTCGCCGTGTTCACGCCCCTGCTGACGGAGGTGGCGGTGGGCGAGATCGACCTGCGGCACGCGGCGGTCAACCTGCGATCTCTGTCGCGCCGCGTGAGCTTCCAGCAGGGGGAGGTGGAGGATGTCTCCCCGTCCGACAGGGTGGTGCGGGTCAGGGTCGGCTCAAGCGACGCTGGGCTGCCGGAGAAGCAGCTCGAGCTGCCGTACGACCACCTCGTCGTGGCGCTGGGGTCGGTCACCAACTTCCACCACGTGGCCAGCGCCGAGCAGCACTCCTTCGGGATGAAGACCCTGGAGGACGCCGCCAACCTGTACAACCACATCCTGGGCGCGTTCGAGCTGGCCAACGCGCTGAGCGACGACGGCGAGCACCAGCGATTGCTGACCTTCGTCACGGTGGGCGGAGGGCTCTCGGGGGTGGAGACCACGGCGGCGGTGAACGCCTTCGTCCGTCGCCTCGTGCTGCGCTACCCCAACCTCCATCCAGCGGACGTCAGGGTGGTGCTGGTGCACCATGGTAGCAGGCTGCTGGAAGAGCTCGGGGAGAGGCTGGCGGCCTACACGCACCAGGAGCTCGAGCGCTCTGGCGTGGAGGTGCTGCTTCGCACCGAGCTGTCCGAGGTGGCCGGGGACCACGTGACGCTCAAGGGAGGCAGGCAGATACGCACCAAGACGGTGGTCTGGACCGCCGGTGTAGCCCCTAACCCCATAGTCGACAGGATAGAGGCCCCCAAGGGAGCCCACGGCGGCCTCAAGGTGGATCCTTACCTCAGCGTGCCGGGACACCCAGGGCTGTGGGCGGTGGGAGACTGTGCCGAGGTGCCCAGGGTGGGCGGCGGCAGCTACGCGCCCACCGCGCAGAACGCCACCAGAGAGGGCAGAACGGTGGCCGCCAACATAGCCCTGGTCTCGCAGGGCAGGGCCCCGAGGCCCTTCAGGTACAGCCCGATAGGCGAGCTGGCCCTCGTGGGTCGCAGATCCGCCATAGCGGACCTCAAGGGCATCAAGCTCTCGGGGCTCCCCGCCTGGCTTCTCTGGCGAGGGGTCTACCTCGCAAAGATCCCGAGCGGCTCCCAGAGGCTGCGGGTGGCCGCCGATTGGCTGCTCGAGGTGCTCGCGGGGCGGGATATCAACGAGGCACCATCCATCCGCAGCACCTCGCCTTAG
- a CDS encoding ABC transporter substrate-binding protein — translation MRTKLSRRHFLRASALAAGSLLLGCGGGGQRTSTPTTTSSAPTTPGASPTPPEVGQAPVATPQPSGLPQSISRATPASYAGEYHEAPMLAELVKAGKLPPVEQRLPKHPYVVPHKWVQQGKYGGRLEMSYSDQEGISTFMQECMYGHSPLRWLEDGTKVGPGLVEAWESNDDASRWTLHFREGIKWSDGKPFTVDDVLFWWEDMVLNEEHPALPPDECRSGKGTLAKFKKVDDYTLMVEFDAPQPIFPELLCKYVKRGQGGDWLQPKHYLKQFHPRYNPKVGKNWVMEFDEKKDFTRNPDCPALTGWVLAEIKPLDHTLWVRNPYYWCVDRWGNQLPYIDSVRLTYVQDPQVLRLRYMQGKADYVLSIFTDLTLADVSGFKQAEDKSGMEVRFWDSGSGTGSIFFFNFDYKNKAYRDLIRNTKFRKALSHAFNRQAVQKLVYYQTGELTTGTYSPKTLELRAGSGARQVYQQWRDSAIKYDPELAKQLLDEIGVVDKDGDGWRELPDGGKLLITLDYGAPGGPEHVQKNELLSKDWKAIGINARPNPVPPSSIADRWAAGQQFSRADWEVGDSMSIWVSPQWLFPIESTKWAPLHGSWWMVRGTPEEKRQTSLDPWRRTPLRIGPEDEAFFEPIGRMWQIYDRARVEVDPVKRGRMAWDAIKIHIEEGPFIMGCVANYPRIVLVKRGLMNVPRREDLTLHGFTNPWHHPTPAVYDPETWYWDNPQEHQP, via the coding sequence ATGAGGACCAAGCTATCTAGGAGGCACTTCCTGCGCGCGTCCGCCCTGGCTGCGGGCTCGCTGCTCCTGGGCTGCGGTGGAGGAGGCCAGCGGACCTCGACTCCGACGACTACCTCCAGCGCGCCCACTACTCCCGGCGCCTCACCCACGCCCCCTGAGGTTGGGCAGGCGCCCGTCGCCACCCCTCAGCCGTCTGGGCTGCCGCAATCAATAAGTAGGGCCACCCCCGCATCCTACGCGGGCGAGTACCACGAGGCTCCGATGCTGGCTGAGCTGGTGAAGGCGGGCAAGCTGCCGCCCGTGGAGCAGAGGCTGCCCAAGCACCCCTACGTCGTGCCCCACAAGTGGGTGCAGCAGGGCAAGTACGGTGGCAGGCTGGAGATGAGCTACTCAGACCAGGAGGGGATCTCCACCTTCATGCAGGAGTGCATGTACGGCCACTCGCCGCTGCGCTGGCTGGAGGATGGTACCAAGGTGGGCCCTGGGCTGGTAGAGGCCTGGGAGTCCAACGACGACGCCAGCCGATGGACGCTGCACTTCCGGGAGGGGATAAAATGGTCGGACGGCAAGCCCTTCACCGTCGATGACGTGTTGTTCTGGTGGGAGGATATGGTGCTCAACGAGGAGCACCCGGCCTTACCTCCGGACGAGTGCAGGTCGGGCAAGGGGACCCTGGCCAAGTTCAAGAAGGTGGATGACTACACCTTGATGGTGGAGTTCGATGCTCCCCAGCCCATATTCCCTGAGCTGCTGTGCAAGTACGTCAAGCGTGGTCAGGGAGGCGATTGGCTTCAGCCCAAGCACTACCTCAAGCAGTTCCATCCCAGGTACAACCCCAAGGTGGGCAAGAACTGGGTGATGGAGTTTGACGAGAAGAAGGACTTTACCCGCAACCCCGACTGCCCCGCCCTCACAGGCTGGGTGCTGGCCGAGATCAAGCCGCTGGATCACACCCTGTGGGTGCGCAACCCCTACTACTGGTGTGTGGACCGCTGGGGCAACCAGCTGCCGTACATCGACTCGGTGCGCCTGACGTACGTCCAGGACCCGCAGGTGCTCAGGCTGCGTTATATGCAAGGTAAGGCCGACTACGTGCTCAGTATCTTCACGGACCTGACTCTGGCCGACGTGTCCGGCTTCAAGCAGGCGGAGGACAAGAGCGGCATGGAGGTCAGGTTCTGGGACTCCGGCTCGGGCACGGGCTCGATCTTCTTCTTCAACTTCGACTACAAGAACAAGGCTTATCGGGACCTGATACGCAACACCAAGTTCCGCAAGGCGTTGTCGCACGCCTTCAATCGCCAGGCGGTGCAGAAGCTCGTCTACTACCAGACGGGTGAGCTCACGACGGGCACGTACAGCCCAAAGACTCTGGAGCTACGAGCGGGCAGTGGGGCTCGCCAGGTGTACCAGCAATGGCGGGACAGCGCGATCAAGTATGATCCCGAACTGGCCAAGCAGCTGCTGGACGAGATCGGCGTGGTGGACAAGGACGGCGACGGCTGGCGGGAGCTGCCCGACGGGGGTAAGCTCCTGATCACCCTGGACTACGGCGCGCCCGGCGGTCCCGAGCACGTGCAGAAGAACGAGCTGCTCTCGAAGGACTGGAAGGCTATAGGGATCAACGCCCGCCCCAACCCCGTGCCGCCCAGCTCCATAGCTGATCGCTGGGCTGCGGGGCAGCAGTTCTCCCGGGCCGACTGGGAGGTAGGAGACTCCATGAGCATCTGGGTGAGCCCGCAGTGGCTGTTCCCCATAGAGTCCACGAAATGGGCGCCGCTGCACGGCAGCTGGTGGATGGTCAGGGGCACCCCCGAGGAGAAACGACAGACCTCGCTGGATCCCTGGCGCCGGACGCCCCTAAGGATAGGTCCGGAGGACGAGGCTTTCTTCGAGCCCATCGGCCGCATGTGGCAGATCTACGATCGCGCCCGGGTGGAAGTGGATCCCGTCAAGCGGGGCAGGATGGCCTGGGACGCCATCAAGATCCACATAGAGGAGGGACCGTTCATCATGGGCTGCGTGGCCAACTACCCCAGGATCGTGCTCGTCAAGCGGGGGCTGATGAACGTCCCCCGTCGGGAGGACCTCACGCTGCACGGCTTCACCAACCCCTGGCATCATCCCACACCCGCGGTGTACGATCCTGAGACTTGGTACTGGGACAATCCCCAGGAGCACCAGCCGTGA
- a CDS encoding SOS response-associated peptidase: MCGRFGLEADPEQLAHRFGATQSEIPWAPRYNIAPSQEVPVVTPEKELALVRWGYSPQWMQEQSPSRQIINAKAETLFTSKTFRDAAVHDRVIVPCSYYFEWDRTKRPYLFRLRQAEIFGLAGVRLEQDGESRVVIVTTEPNRVAARVHARMPAVLRPEDEELWLSADETDPHRLGRLLLPVPDDWLEYYPVSRHVNNPSNDSPDIPQPAHQE; this comes from the coding sequence ATGTGCGGGAGGTTTGGCCTCGAAGCGGATCCCGAGCAACTAGCCCACAGGTTCGGGGCAACCCAATCGGAGATCCCCTGGGCCCCCAGGTACAACATCGCCCCCAGCCAGGAGGTTCCGGTGGTCACTCCGGAGAAGGAGCTGGCCCTCGTGCGCTGGGGCTACTCCCCTCAGTGGATGCAGGAGCAGAGCCCTTCCAGACAGATCATCAACGCCAAGGCCGAGACGCTGTTTACCAGCAAGACGTTTCGCGATGCGGCCGTGCACGATCGGGTGATCGTCCCCTGCAGCTACTACTTCGAGTGGGATAGGACCAAGCGGCCCTATCTCTTCCGGTTGCGGCAGGCGGAGATCTTCGGGCTGGCTGGGGTGAGGCTGGAGCAGGACGGTGAGAGCAGGGTGGTCATAGTCACCACCGAGCCCAACAGGGTGGCCGCAAGGGTGCACGCTCGCATGCCGGCCGTCCTGCGGCCCGAGGACGAGGAGCTGTGGCTGTCGGCCGATGAGACGGATCCCCACAGGCTGGGGAGGTTGCTGCTGCCTGTCCCCGACGACTGGCTGGAGTACTACCCCGTGTCCAGGCACGTCAACAACCCCTCCAACGACTCCCCGGACATCCCCCAGCCAGCACACCAGGAGTAG
- a CDS encoding ABC transporter ATP-binding protein translates to MSLIEIADVAFTYAAQPGVRALDGVSCVIERGSFVGITGPADAGKTSLCRLIAGYIPHLFDGELSGEVVVDGAPTRRVPVEELAGKVGYVFENPFDQLTGASLTVLEEVAFALENMGLPREEIERRAWESMRLMGIDHLADRHPMRLSGGQSQRVAIASVLAMRPEILLLDEPTSQLDPVGAEEVFETVLKLHQQGLTVIMVSQDLERLSRYADRLLVMRGGRIVLEGEPREVLGRALASGLPLVMPVPAAVGWQLRQAEAVPVSRPLPLTVEEAAAEIEGVLQARGSDLQAVDPVREGRSGEPQVRLEGVSFSYGGQVRALEDVSLEMDAGCVCILGQNGSGKTTLMKHLNGLLKPSSGRVLVRGEDTRDHRVAHLARHVALAFQNPDDQLFRSSVEREVRFGAENMGFPPEEAEKLVERALDLLQLRDVRHRKPYDLGLSWRKRVAIASVLTMASPVVVLDEPTGGQDAEGIQLLGALVEHLVGEGKLVVVVTHDVEFAAEHADRAIALHAGRVLLDGGPREVFAQAEVLARTHVHPPAALLIGQRLGLAPLPLTPQELLAAVGIARQR, encoded by the coding sequence ATGAGCCTGATAGAGATCGCGGACGTAGCCTTCACCTACGCCGCCCAACCGGGAGTGAGGGCGCTGGACGGCGTGAGCTGCGTCATCGAGCGCGGCAGCTTCGTGGGGATCACGGGCCCCGCGGACGCGGGCAAGACCTCCCTCTGCCGCCTCATCGCCGGCTACATCCCGCACTTGTTCGACGGCGAGCTCTCCGGTGAGGTGGTCGTGGACGGAGCGCCCACCCGGCGGGTGCCCGTGGAGGAGCTGGCGGGCAAGGTGGGCTACGTGTTCGAGAACCCGTTCGACCAGCTCACCGGCGCCTCCCTGACGGTGCTGGAGGAGGTGGCGTTCGCGCTCGAGAACATGGGGCTGCCGCGCGAGGAGATCGAGCGCAGGGCATGGGAGAGCATGCGGCTGATGGGCATAGATCACCTGGCGGATCGCCACCCCATGCGCCTGTCGGGTGGGCAGTCTCAGCGGGTGGCCATCGCCTCCGTGCTGGCCATGCGCCCCGAGATCCTCCTCCTGGACGAGCCCACCTCCCAGCTCGATCCCGTGGGCGCGGAGGAGGTGTTCGAGACGGTGCTTAAGCTGCACCAGCAGGGCCTCACCGTGATCATGGTCAGCCAGGACTTGGAGAGGCTCTCGAGGTACGCCGACCGCCTGTTGGTGATGCGGGGCGGCAGGATAGTGCTGGAGGGCGAGCCCCGAGAGGTGCTGGGGCGGGCGCTGGCGTCGGGGCTGCCGCTCGTGATGCCCGTGCCCGCCGCGGTGGGCTGGCAGCTGCGTCAGGCCGAGGCGGTCCCCGTGTCCCGGCCGCTGCCCCTCACCGTTGAGGAGGCCGCGGCGGAGATCGAGGGGGTGCTGCAGGCGAGGGGCTCCGACCTCCAAGCCGTCGACCCCGTGCGCGAGGGCCGATCGGGCGAGCCGCAGGTGAGGCTGGAGGGGGTAAGCTTCTCCTACGGGGGCCAGGTGAGGGCGCTGGAGGACGTGTCGCTGGAGATGGATGCGGGATGCGTCTGCATCCTGGGGCAGAACGGCTCGGGCAAGACCACGCTCATGAAGCACCTCAACGGCCTCCTCAAGCCCAGCAGCGGGCGGGTGCTCGTGCGCGGGGAGGACACGCGAGACCACCGCGTGGCCCACCTGGCGCGCCACGTGGCGCTGGCCTTCCAGAACCCCGACGACCAGCTCTTCCGGAGCAGCGTCGAGCGGGAGGTGCGCTTCGGCGCGGAGAACATGGGCTTCCCTCCCGAGGAGGCCGAGAAGCTGGTGGAGAGGGCGCTCGACCTGCTGCAGCTGCGGGATGTCAGGCACCGCAAGCCCTACGACCTGGGGCTCTCGTGGCGCAAGCGGGTGGCGATCGCCTCGGTGCTCACCATGGCCTCGCCGGTGGTCGTGCTCGACGAGCCCACTGGGGGTCAGGACGCCGAGGGGATACAGCTCCTGGGGGCGCTGGTGGAGCACCTGGTGGGGGAGGGGAAGCTGGTCGTGGTGGTCACCCACGACGTGGAGTTCGCCGCCGAGCACGCCGACCGCGCCATCGCCCTGCACGCGGGGAGGGTGCTGCTCGATGGCGGGCCCAGAGAGGTGTTCGCGCAGGCGGAGGTGCTCGCCCGCACCCACGTCCACCCGCCGGCAGCGCTGCTGATAGGCCAGCGCCTGGGGCTAGCCCCCCTGCCCCTCACCCCACAGGAGCTACTGGCGGCCGTCGGCATCGCCCGGCAGCGCTAG
- a CDS encoding NAD-dependent epimerase/dehydratase family protein yields the protein MKILLAGATGAIGRQLLPLLVAAGHEVVSTTRSPDRARLIAAAGGRPALVDCLDRAEVFELLRKEHPDVVIHQLTALSARDLEANSRLRIEGTRHLVDASLEVGVERMIAQSIAFAYAPGSGPATEDEPLHLEATGARGLTVAGVHALEQAVAEMPIGVVLRYGVLYGPGTWYARHGLFTEGLRRGEVVASDGVTSFVHVADAARAAVDALEWPAGPVNVVDDEPAAESTWMPLYAKLVGAPAPARRPGREGWQRGASNQRARELGWQPVYPSWREGFREVLSPGSR from the coding sequence ATGAAGATCCTGCTGGCTGGCGCCACCGGGGCGATCGGGAGGCAGCTGCTGCCGCTGCTGGTCGCGGCCGGGCACGAGGTGGTGAGCACGACCCGTAGTCCCGACCGCGCGAGGCTGATCGCGGCGGCCGGCGGCAGGCCGGCGCTCGTGGACTGCCTCGACCGCGCCGAGGTGTTCGAGCTGCTGAGGAAGGAGCACCCCGACGTGGTAATCCACCAGCTGACCGCCCTCAGCGCCCGCGACCTCGAGGCCAACTCCAGGCTGCGGATCGAGGGCACACGCCACCTCGTGGACGCATCGCTGGAGGTAGGGGTCGAGCGCATGATAGCCCAGAGCATAGCCTTCGCTTACGCCCCCGGGAGCGGACCCGCCACGGAGGACGAACCCCTGCACCTGGAGGCGACGGGAGCCCGCGGGCTCACGGTAGCCGGGGTGCACGCCCTCGAGCAGGCAGTGGCCGAGATGCCCATAGGGGTGGTGCTGCGCTACGGCGTGCTCTACGGCCCCGGCACCTGGTACGCGAGGCACGGGCTCTTCACCGAGGGGCTGCGCAGGGGTGAGGTGGTGGCCTCCGACGGCGTCACCTCCTTCGTGCACGTGGCGGACGCCGCTCGGGCGGCAGTGGATGCGCTGGAGTGGCCAGCGGGGCCGGTGAACGTAGTGGACGACGAGCCGGCGGCCGAGAGCACCTGGATGCCCCTCTACGCCAAGTTGGTCGGCGCCCCCGCACCCGCCAGGAGGCCCGGCAGGGAGGGTTGGCAGCGGGGAGCGAGCAACCAGAGGGCGAGGGAGCTGGGTTGGCAACCCGTGTACCCCTCCTGGAGGGAGGGGTTTCGGGAGGTCCTGTCCCCCGGCAGCCGCTAG
- a CDS encoding polysaccharide deacetylase family protein encodes MGRSLVRAWLCSLLALVLLACRVGLGTPAQPLAQLPTRQSRPSQAHGAVFSPSHGSAPPALPSCHIAHPATPLPTRATNRHGTPPGPPAQPSPAPWRTPVPILMYHYIRPMPGPTDPVGRDLTVTPAHFAQQLAYLASHGYHTITLKELSLARAHRYALPPHPVVLTFDDGYEDFYTTAWPLLRSRHFEATVFVITALIGHRGYLTWGQIRQLDRTGMVEIGSHTVNHLDLTVLSPAAARYQLVQSRLELASRLGHPVDSFSYPGGRFNSRVVELVREAGYRSAVTTLYGWATPRSNPLALPRVRIHGSTTLSDLAHLLPR; translated from the coding sequence ATGGGGCGTAGCCTCGTGCGAGCCTGGCTGTGCTCGCTGCTCGCGTTGGTGCTCCTCGCCTGCCGGGTGGGCCTGGGCACGCCGGCTCAGCCGCTGGCGCAGCTGCCAACTCGTCAATCCAGGCCATCGCAGGCACACGGAGCCGTGTTCAGCCCATCCCACGGCTCAGCCCCGCCGGCGCTCCCCAGCTGCCACATAGCCCACCCAGCGACGCCCCTCCCGACCAGGGCCACCAACCGCCACGGCACTCCCCCAGGACCGCCTGCCCAGCCCTCCCCGGCTCCCTGGCGGACCCCGGTGCCCATCCTGATGTACCATTACATCCGGCCAATGCCGGGGCCGACCGACCCAGTGGGCAGAGATCTCACCGTCACGCCGGCGCATTTCGCCCAGCAATTGGCCTACCTAGCTTCCCACGGGTACCACACGATCACCCTGAAAGAGCTCTCGCTGGCACGCGCCCATAGGTATGCGCTGCCACCTCACCCGGTGGTGCTGACCTTCGACGACGGCTACGAGGACTTCTACACCACCGCCTGGCCTTTGCTGCGCAGCCGCCACTTTGAGGCCACGGTGTTCGTCATCACGGCCCTGATCGGCCACCGGGGCTACCTCACCTGGGGCCAGATCCGGCAGCTGGACCGCACGGGCATGGTGGAGATAGGCTCTCACACCGTGAACCACCTGGACCTCACGGTGCTGAGCCCAGCGGCGGCCCGCTACCAGCTAGTGCAGAGCAGGCTAGAGCTGGCGAGCAGGCTTGGCCACCCCGTGGACAGCTTCAGCTACCCCGGGGGCAGGTTCAACTCACGGGTAGTCGAGCTGGTGAGGGAGGCTGGTTACAGGTCGGCCGTGACCACCCTCTACGGATGGGCAACGCCACGCTCCAACCCCCTAGCTCTGCCCAGGGTGCGCATACACGGCAGCACCACCCTGAGCGACCTCGCACACCTCCTGCCAAGGTAG
- a CDS encoding ECF transporter S component, with protein sequence MADTTPNRAGGLPFIRSISEDFTTRAWVLIPIGIGINVVGGYIAQVLRLPIFLDVIGTILVGVLAGPWVGALAGFLTNIVTGLVVNPTLLPYSATNLAIGLVAGILAVTGWFKSYWKVAVSGIIITIVAVVVSAPITVFVFGGVTGHGTDLIVGYFLATGNQLLSSVLKTSFIVEPIDKIISSYLAFFIARAIPARYRPPKARQTLPE encoded by the coding sequence ATGGCAGATACTACCCCTAACAGAGCTGGCGGCCTGCCCTTCATCCGCAGCATATCGGAGGACTTCACCACGCGCGCCTGGGTGCTCATCCCCATAGGCATAGGCATCAACGTCGTGGGGGGTTACATCGCCCAGGTGCTCAGGCTGCCGATCTTCCTCGACGTGATCGGGACCATCCTGGTGGGAGTGCTGGCCGGCCCCTGGGTGGGTGCCCTGGCGGGCTTCCTGACCAACATCGTCACGGGGCTGGTGGTCAACCCAACGCTGCTGCCCTACAGCGCCACCAACCTAGCGATAGGCCTGGTGGCAGGGATACTCGCCGTCACGGGATGGTTCAAGTCCTACTGGAAGGTCGCGGTGAGCGGCATCATCATCACGATCGTGGCAGTGGTGGTGAGCGCGCCCATCACGGTGTTCGTCTTCGGCGGCGTCACGGGCCACGGCACCGACCTGATAGTCGGCTACTTCCTGGCCACGGGGAACCAGCTGCTGTCCAGCGTGCTCAAGACCAGCTTCATCGTGGAGCCCATAGACAAGATCATCAGCTCGTACCTTGCGTTCTTCATAGCCAGGGCCATCCCCGCCAGGTACCGCCCTCCCAAGGCCAGGCAGACCCTGCCGGAGTAG
- a CDS encoding energy-coupling factor transporter transmembrane component T family protein translates to MLEYVQGDSFLHRLNPVTKLVVATCLVVATFLMPGFAPSLVVALLLLACAWLAGVAGRAIRPTLSILAPLAIALLLIQGMFYPGRQTPVVTVGPITFWREGLLYALTFTCRIAVIILAFLLLMLTTHPKALSVALVQRGMSPKLAYVFLASLQFIPEMQRRALIISEAQQARGLDTRANLWRRLGSLTVMLVPLIAGALIAAETRFLALEARGFGRKGQRTSLLEVPDGGVDRLLRWAAPALLLLLIAWKVVA, encoded by the coding sequence ATGCTGGAGTACGTCCAGGGAGACAGCTTCCTCCACAGGCTCAACCCCGTCACCAAGCTGGTGGTAGCCACGTGCCTGGTGGTGGCCACCTTTCTCATGCCGGGCTTCGCGCCCTCGCTCGTGGTAGCTCTGCTCCTGCTGGCCTGCGCTTGGCTGGCAGGGGTGGCCGGCAGGGCCATCCGACCCACGCTCTCCATCCTCGCCCCCCTGGCGATCGCCCTCCTGCTCATCCAGGGGATGTTCTATCCCGGCAGGCAGACCCCGGTGGTCACCGTGGGGCCGATCACCTTCTGGCGCGAGGGATTGCTGTACGCCCTCACCTTCACCTGCCGGATCGCGGTGATCATCCTCGCGTTCCTGCTGCTGATGCTCACTACCCATCCCAAGGCCCTGTCGGTGGCGCTGGTCCAGCGCGGGATGTCCCCCAAGCTGGCCTACGTCTTCCTGGCCTCGCTCCAGTTCATCCCCGAGATGCAGCGGCGCGCCCTCATCATCTCCGAGGCGCAGCAGGCCAGGGGGCTAGACACCCGCGCCAACCTCTGGAGGCGGTTGGGATCGCTGACCGTCATGCTGGTGCCCCTCATCGCGGGGGCGCTCATCGCAGCGGAGACGCGCTTCCTGGCGCTCGAGGCCAGGGGGTTCGGCCGTAAGGGCCAGCGGACCAGCCTCCTGGAGGTGCCCGATGGGGGCGTGGACCGCCTCCTGCGCTGGGCGGCTCCGGCCTTGCTGTTGCTCCTGATAGCATGGAAGGTGGTAGCATGA